The Desulfofundulus luciae genome includes a region encoding these proteins:
- a CDS encoding GNAT family N-acetyltransferase, which translates to MGAYFASRLPGVGKVPWFICETLSCLFDDLGEINPDYPGFKKMSEHFVLSMFGSDGQPVGFCVFIPERLDLIQIDIILIKKELRERGLGRLLLGYLEQALEQGTVLYVRQVTNTGRKFFTSCGFARDVQLFKVLSHNNRLLKEKTSYTPAVYACV; encoded by the coding sequence ATGGGTGCCTATTTTGCCAGCCGCCTGCCGGGGGTAGGAAAGGTACCGTGGTTTATTTGTGAAACTCTTTCCTGTTTGTTTGATGACCTGGGAGAGATTAATCCCGACTATCCCGGTTTTAAAAAGATGTCAGAGCATTTTGTCCTCTCCATGTTCGGCAGCGATGGCCAGCCGGTGGGGTTCTGCGTATTTATCCCGGAACGATTGGACTTAATTCAAATTGATATTATACTGATTAAAAAAGAATTGCGGGAAAGGGGATTGGGCAGGTTACTGCTGGGTTACCTGGAGCAGGCGTTGGAACAGGGTACTGTTTTATATGTCAGACAGGTAACTAACACAGGCAGGAAATTTTTCACCAGTTGTGGATTTGCTCGAGATGTGCAACTATTTAAAGTATTAAGTCACAATAATCGTTTGCTCAAAGAAAAAACCAGCTATACCCCGGCCGTTTATGCCTGCGTATAA